A single genomic interval of Daucus carota subsp. sativus chromosome 1, DH1 v3.0, whole genome shotgun sequence harbors:
- the LOC108227641 gene encoding chaperonin-like RbcX protein 2, chloroplastic — protein sequence MVGAFSVVGSSMVDTHTGPCLCLDSLVSNHVNSLSKKRDMPRPGSLELSSSFVDSKKFSTKALSRIKSSKKQRKTRSLVIVNEVAGQYEDSFEDVKAQMINYFTYKAVRTVMNQLYEMNPTEYRWFYDFVVSNKPGDGKRFLRILVKEKQDLAERVMVTRLHLYGKWIKKCDHAAMYNEISDQNLELMRERLMETVIWPSDDTNTEKIG from the exons ATGGTGGGGGCTTTCTCTGTTGTGGGTTCATCAATGGTGGACACGCATACTGGTCCTTGTTTGTGTCTGGATTCTCTGGTATCGAATCATGTGAATTCATTGAGTAAAAAGCGTGATATGCCTCGGCCTGGATCGTTGGAGTTGAGCTCTTCTTTCGTCGATTCGAAGAAGTTTTCGACCAAAGCTTTGTCCAGGATTAAGAGTTCAAAGAAGCAGAGAAAGACTAGGAGTCTTGTGATTGTTAATGAAGTGGCTGGACAGTATGAAGACAGCTTCGAGGATGTCAAAGCT caaatgattaattattttacgtACAAAGCTGTGAGGACTGTTATGAATCAGCTTTACGAGATGAACCCCACCGAGTACCGTTGGTTCTATGA TTTCGTTGTCTCAAACAAGCCGGGTGATGGAAAAAGATTTCTTCGCATCCTTGTAAAG GAGAAGCAGGATCTCGCCGAAAGAGTGATGGTAACACGCCTTCATCTCTATGGAAAATGGATTAAG AAATGTGATCATGCAGCAATGTACAATGAGATTTCAGACCAGAATTTAGAGTTGATGCGAGAAAGGCTCATGGAGACTGTGATATGGCCCTCAGACGACACAAACACAGAGAAGATTGGATGA